In Chitinivibrionia bacterium, a single window of DNA contains:
- a CDS encoding efflux RND transporter periplasmic adaptor subunit, whose product MKKLTKICALVALSLLILGCGRAAEQERAMTIQEIQAIEGIPVRVKGATLQTIRRIERTSGTAEGLRQSMVSNGPSGTLQRIMVRPGDRVREGEVIAQMFFEEGAPRTVAQANFDRAEATYNRVQRLFEEGAATQEQIEGARVQFEDARRSLRGANVAEFITAPFAGVVLETFSAVGTRISGGTNIANIADFSTVRFDARINQMNIGSYAVGQRAFTLVESDTVWGRATSVAVGADAQTHSFRVRFEFPNPRQLLRVGEFKEIFVITQERQNAIAVPIEIVVSKSGVQGVYVVENQTAVFRPIEMGILSGSDVEVVSGLQEGDVVVIAGMTLLSDGVKVNVRN is encoded by the coding sequence ATGAAAAAATTGACTAAGATTTGCGCGTTGGTTGCGCTGTCATTATTGATACTCGGTTGCGGCAGAGCGGCAGAGCAGGAAAGAGCGATGACAATTCAGGAAATTCAGGCGATTGAGGGAATTCCCGTGAGAGTAAAAGGCGCGACATTGCAGACAATCCGTCGCATAGAAAGAACAAGCGGAACGGCGGAAGGTTTAAGACAGTCGATGGTATCAAACGGACCGAGCGGAACGCTTCAGAGAATAATGGTGCGCCCGGGCGACAGAGTTCGCGAGGGAGAAGTTATTGCGCAGATGTTTTTTGAAGAAGGCGCTCCCCGAACCGTTGCGCAAGCGAATTTTGACCGCGCCGAAGCAACTTACAATCGAGTTCAACGTCTTTTTGAAGAAGGCGCGGCAACCCAAGAACAAATAGAAGGCGCGCGCGTACAGTTCGAAGACGCTCGCCGCAGTCTCAGAGGCGCAAATGTCGCAGAATTTATTACCGCGCCGTTCGCAGGCGTGGTTTTGGAGACGTTTTCGGCAGTCGGAACTCGTATCAGCGGCGGAACAAACATTGCAAACATCGCGGATTTTTCGACCGTTCGATTTGACGCGCGCATAAATCAGATGAATATAGGAAGTTATGCCGTCGGACAACGCGCGTTTACGCTTGTGGAAAGCGATACGGTTTGGGGAAGAGCGACAAGCGTTGCGGTGGGCGCCGACGCGCAAACTCACAGTTTCAGAGTTCGCTTTGAGTTCCCGAACCCTCGCCAGCTTCTTCGCGTAGGGGAATTTAAGGAAATTTTTGTAATAACTCAAGAACGCCAGAACGCAATAGCCGTGCCGATAGAAATCGTGGTAAGCAAAAGCGGCGTTCAGGGAGTATATGTCGTTGAAAATCAAACGGCGGTTTTCCGTCCGATAGAAATGGGAATACTCAGCGGAAGCGACGTCGAAGTTGTATCGGGATTACAAGAGGGAGACGTGGTTGTAATTGCGGGGATGACCCTGCTTTCGGACGGCGTAAAAGTTAATGTGAGGAACTGA
- a CDS encoding TolC family protein, which yields MRRNFFVGLSLLLFTAAAFAQTPMTRNDVLRHAFNNSESLAQLQAERKRTELMRNEHQSAAFPQINAAFNYAFMPDLNDTPDVPSFSGMMTEAASPYDHILAGGLDGIYGALGSMSPKNALQWELNATQVLFAQGKIRTALRIAETALQIVDLRLESAKFELAESVVNAYNGALMAQQNKRIQNEALGIAEESHRIALARFSAGRGSALDTLNTRLAHQQAILRLREAEMGKRIALKQLATAASMENDNIVLLDSLTVPQFSMTEEQAWARMQENNSNIRLLSTLRSMQEEQTNMARTDYRPTVAAFASFGQTNAFSSGDEFSDGARWDARIGLRAQVPIWDGGRRRSRMSQAHLLEFEAERNEAQANRGLRLALTAAFEQFEVAKQELAQVEQMIVLAEQGFRISKLSFEIGQLTQLELNNSEQMQRTTQLAFKNAVLKINSAVVSIERLMGDKSLISVNN from the coding sequence GTGAGAAGAAATTTTTTTGTAGGATTATCACTGCTTTTGTTTACTGCGGCAGCGTTTGCTCAAACGCCTATGACCAGAAACGACGTGTTGAGACACGCGTTTAACAATTCGGAAAGCTTGGCGCAATTACAGGCGGAGCGCAAAAGAACGGAACTTATGCGCAACGAACACCAGAGCGCGGCGTTTCCGCAAATAAACGCGGCGTTTAATTATGCGTTTATGCCCGATTTGAACGACACTCCCGATGTGCCGAGTTTTTCGGGAATGATGACTGAGGCGGCTTCGCCTTATGACCATATTTTGGCGGGAGGTTTGGACGGAATTTACGGCGCGCTTGGCTCTATGTCTCCAAAAAACGCATTGCAATGGGAACTTAATGCCACGCAGGTGCTTTTTGCTCAGGGGAAAATTCGCACGGCGCTTCGTATTGCAGAAACAGCGCTTCAAATTGTTGATTTGCGGTTGGAAAGCGCTAAATTTGAACTTGCGGAGAGCGTTGTCAACGCTTACAACGGGGCGCTTATGGCTCAGCAAAACAAGCGTATTCAGAACGAAGCGCTCGGCATTGCGGAAGAGTCGCACAGAATTGCTTTGGCGAGATTTTCTGCGGGAAGGGGTAGCGCTCTTGATACCTTAAACACAAGACTTGCTCATCAACAGGCGATTTTGCGGCTTCGCGAGGCGGAAATGGGAAAACGCATTGCGTTAAAACAACTTGCAACCGCCGCTTCTATGGAAAACGACAACATTGTTCTTTTGGACAGTTTAACCGTTCCGCAATTTTCTATGACCGAAGAACAGGCTTGGGCAAGAATGCAGGAAAACAATTCAAATATCAGGCTTCTTTCGACATTAAGAAGTATGCAGGAAGAGCAAACAAATATGGCGCGCACGGATTACAGACCGACTGTCGCGGCATTTGCGAGTTTCGGACAAACCAATGCGTTCAGCTCGGGCGACGAATTTTCGGACGGAGCTCGTTGGGACGCGCGTATCGGATTAAGGGCTCAGGTGCCGATTTGGGACGGCGGGCGCAGAAGAAGCAGAATGAGTCAGGCGCACTTGCTGGAGTTTGAGGCGGAACGCAACGAAGCGCAGGCAAACCGCGGACTTCGTTTGGCGCTTACCGCGGCGTTTGAGCAGTTTGAAGTCGCAAAGCAGGAGTTGGCGCAGGTCGAGCAAATGATTGTTTTGGCGGAGCAGGGTTTCAGAATTTCAAAATTGTCGTTCGAGATTGGGCAATTAACGCAGTTGGAACTTAACAACAGCGAACAAATGCAAAGAACGACCCAGCTTGCGTTTAAAAACGCCGTTTTAAAAATAAATTCGGCGGTCGTAAGCATTGAAAGATTGATGGGCGATAAAAGTTTAATTTCGGTAAATAACTAA